One Pyxicephalus adspersus chromosome 3, UCB_Pads_2.0, whole genome shotgun sequence genomic window carries:
- the LOC140325725 gene encoding uncharacterized protein yields the protein MRRRNLNTMSSGWDTSGASFFMSKSNLTLTEIMDMGFVAAVHGNSSPFSSQPEQWDSRIPPKPGVSPLFVTVSESTPMARGGGGKLWLGIEDPGSSACRSPLNPDGPFLEQSSMVLESLNQFNNSIVGIFYGGKVSTPYKKEGMETSDPLVVDITTSKLQDSEVVVNASTLQKTAPPMWEISEINSALEENTPSLEVSISDLRFPNTSGEGEPPVPAQSAAPLTQWVGVKHKDIGRSYLQPFHYRRQLSASDIPVTSLAPPVCSFQLATGSPDKPVEWQQEVTAGPQAT from the exons ATGAGGAGAAG AAATCTGAACACAATGTCTTCTGGCTGGGATACCAGTGGAGCAAGCTTCTTTATGTCCAAATCCAACCTCACGCTGACTGAAATTATGGACATGGgatttgtagcagctgtgcatGGTAACTCTTCTCCCTTCTCATCACAGCCAGAGCAGTGGGATAGCAGAATCCCTCCCAAACCTGGTGTGTCCCCGCTCTTTGTGACTGTATCAGAAAGTACACCTAtggcaagaggaggaggaggaaaactCTGGTTGGGTATAGAAGATCCTGGCTCATCTGCCTGCAGGTCCCCCCTCAATCCTGATGGTCCATTTCTTGAACAGTCCTCCATGGTTTTGGAATCTCTTAACCAATTTAACAACTCCATTGTGGGCATCTTTTATGGTGGTAAAGTGTCCACACCTTACAAAAAGGAAGGCATGGAGACCTCAGATCCACTGGTAGTTGATATTACCACATCCAAGTTGCAAGATTCAGAAGTAGTGGTAAATGCATCTACTCTGCAGAAAACTGCTCCCCCAATGTGGGAGATCTCTGAAATAAATTCAGCATTAGAAGAAAATACCCCTTCGCTGGAAGTTTCTATCTCTGATTTGAGGTTTCCAAATACCTCTGGTGAAGGGGAGCCACCAGTTCCTGCCCAATCTGCTGCTCCCCTTACCCAGTGGGTAGGTGTCAAGCACAAGGACATAGGGCGCTCTTACCTTCAGCCTTTCCATTATCGGCGCCAGTTGAGTGCTTCAGATATCCCAGTTACTAGCCTTGCACCCCCTGTGTGTTCTTTTCAGCTGGCTACAGGGTCTCCAGATAAACCTGTAGAGTGGCAACAGGAGGTGACCGCTGGACCCCAGGCAACTTAA
- the IFT52 gene encoding intraflagellar transport protein 52 homolog — MQRDSAGRKMGVTKQVPADTENRNVILFNVSKNEAGGYKSFQKRLRSTWKIQSLKDDITAEKLMGAKLWITTGPREKFSAAEFEALKQYLEKGGCILVMLGEGGESKYDTNVNFLLEEYGIMVNTDAVVRNVYYKYFHPKEALISNGVLNREISRAAGKSMFTVMDDESGGNNTQALTYVYPFGATLNVIKPAVAILSTGSVCFPLNRPIMAFYQSKEHGGKLAVVGSCHMFNDQYLDKEENGKILDVLMQWLTTNDIQLNQIDAEAPEISDYTMLPDTYKLSQRLRVCLQEGDENPRDFTTLFDMSIYQLDTAPLPKVIKAYEQLNVKHETLQLIQPQLETPLPALQPAVFPPSFRELPPPALDLFDLDENFSSEKSRLAQITNKCTDDDLEFYVRKCGDILCVTGNLPKEKQDAKHILEYIFFQVVEFRKLNQEHDMDSSETGFQSS; from the exons ATGCAACGGGACAGCGCCGGGAGAAAGATGGGGGTCACCAAACAG GTTCCAGCTGATACtgaaaacagaaatgttattttattcaatGTGTCAAAGAATGAGGCTGGAGGCTACAAATCTTTCCAGAAAAGACTGCGGAGCACTTGGAAAATACAAAG TCTTAAAGATGACATTACCGCAGAGAAACTAATGGGGGCAAAGCTCTGGATAACCACAGGCCCCAGGGAGAAGTTCTCAGCCGCCGAG TTTGAAGCACTGAAGCAATACCTGGAGAAAGGAGGCTGCATTCTAGTGATGCTGGGAGAGGGAGGAGAGTCCAAATACGACACCAATGTGAACTTTCTGTTGGAGGAGTATGGTATCATGGTAAACACAG acgCAGTTGTAAGAAACGTTTACTACAAATATTTTCACCCTAAGGAGGCACTCATCTCCAATGGAGTGTTAAATAG GGAAATAAGCAGAGCGGCTGGAAAGAGCATGTTTACAGTAATGGATGATGAGAGTGGAGGCAATAACACACA AGCTCTGACATATGTGTATCCATTTGGTGCCACACTTAATGTCATAAAGCCTGCAGTGGCTATTCTGTCTACAGGATCAGTATGCTTTCCTCTGAACAGACCCATCATGGCTTTCTACCAGTCAAAG gaACATGGGGGTAAACTGGCTGTAGTGGGATCCTGCCACATGTTCAATGATCAGTATCTGGacaaagaagaaaatggaaagaTTCTG GATGTTCTTATGCAATGGCTTACTACTAATGACATTCAGCTAAACCAGATTGATGCTGAAGCCCCAGAG ATATCAGACTATACCATGCTGCCTGACACCTACAAGTTATCCCAGCGCCTGCGAGTCTGTCTGCAAGAAGGAGATGAAAATCCTCGGGATTTCACTACATTGTTTGATATGAGCATCTATCAGCTGGACACCGCACCTCTTCCCAAAGTCATCAA AGCCTATGAACAGCTCAATGTGAAGCATGAGACTCTACAACTTATTCAACCACAGCTTGAGACTCCACTCCCTGCACTGCAGCCTGCA GTGTTTCCCCCATCATTTCGGGAGCTTCCTCCACCAGCTCTGGACTTGTTTGACTTGGATGAAAATTTCTCTTCTGAAAAATCCCGTCTAGCACAGATCACCAACAAAT GCACAGATGATGACCTTGAGTTCTATGTACGGAAGTGTGGCGATATCTTGTGTGTAACTGGAAACCTACCAAAGGAAAAACAAGATGCCAAACACATTctggaatacattttctttcaggTTGTTGAATTCAGGAAGCttaatcag gaacatgaTATGGACAGTAGTGAAACTGGATTCCAGAGCAGCTGA